The Serinus canaria isolate serCan28SL12 chromosome 2, serCan2020, whole genome shotgun sequence genomic interval cagtccctgctgtccctctgctctcttTTTGCTCCCTCACTTCACTGACTACATCCAAAATATCTCCAGCACCTGCCAAGCCTGACTCCCACCTCAAACAGGTCTATTATTATCcacaaaaaaaaggggaaaaacccatATTGTTTTTCCCTGAGCAGAGGTGATATCTTCCTTTGAAGATCCCCAGGAATGATTCTGTTTCCCAGTGCAAGCTCTTGGCTGAATTCTCTGGAGAGCTCTGGATAGATTGAAGATACATGAGAGGTGTAAAACTGttccccacctgcagggctgggtccagctctggggtccgGCATCAGAaggacgtggagctgctggaacaagtccagaggagaCCGTGGAGGTTTCCATGGGAGTCTCATGCTCTGAGGGGCTGAAGCCTctctcctctggagctgggagagctcgGGGTGTTCACCCTGGAAAAGAGAGGACTCTGAGCCCCTTTCAGTGCCTAAgaagctccaggagagctggggataAATTTTTAGGAGGTCCTGTTGGGATAGGAtaaagagtaattttttaaaactaaaagagGGTGGATTTAGGTGAACTATAAGAAGACTTTTCTTAAAGTGAGAGTGGTAAAAAAATAgatcaggctgcccagggaagctgtggctgcctcatccctggaagcatccaCATCCAGATtagatggggcttggagcaacctggtcaaCTGGGAGTGttcccttcccacagcaaaGTGGTGGAATGATGATGattttaaagtcccttccaacccaaaccatcccattaATCCCTGATTTCTCTCCTAACCCCTCCTGTTCTCCTGCAGGTTCATCTTTGCAATGCTACAACTGCACCTCCCAGCTCAGCAACTCCAAGTGCCAGAAGATAGAGACGTGTAGAGCGAACGACGTGTGCAAGACAGACGTGATCCGTAAGGAAAAGCAGGGGTGGAAAATGTCTTAGTTGGGAGGTTGGAGCCAAACCTCTTCCCAGCCTCAGGGGTCCCATCCAGGTTCACCCGGTCTGGACGCACCAGGTGGTTTGGGCCAGCAAACCTCAGTGTGCAAATGTCTTTCACCTGTGCAAAATTaggtttatttctctttcacaaCACGAAAAATTATTTGCCTGCAAGGGcaatggttatttttttttttcaatatttgcaaaCATGAATTAGAATgggaggggctgagcctggtCCATCCTGGATGTGAAGTTAGGAGGTGCTGATTTGAGGTGAAATCAATTAAAGTGACAAAATTTCATCTCTGTGTCTGtggaaaaacttgaaaaaacaGGATTTTATCCTCCTGTTCTAGATCTGGTTTGCCCTGTCCAGATCTGTGCcaacagctgagctgctcttggACCTGGGGCACAAAACCCATCAGGGCCACATTTGAGCTCCTCTCTGTCAGGCAGTAGATGGGATACCTGCAATAGGAATTATCCCAGTTGGGAATGTGCAAATCCATGACATTGGCATGCAGGAGAGCCAAGATGTTGTAGGACTTTGTTATTTATTGCACGTGGTAAAGATTTGGTGCCCAGGATGGATTTTAGATCTCGTGGAGAAGGATGGGTCAAATCTCCTGGAGGTCAAAATCTGCTGGTAACCAGTGTTTGCCAAAAATGGTCAAAAAGATGGGCTGTGCCTCTCAGAAACCACTCAAACAATAACTGTGCCATCTGAAATGGGAATAGCCATGTTTCCATAATTTCCCAGGTGTTGAAAGGCTCCATGCAACAAAGACTTCTGGGATTGGGCTTCACATGAGAGAGGGCAGGGGTAGATGGGATATTAAGAAGAAAGTCCTTGCTttgagagtggtgaggcccaAAGAAACTGTGGCTTCCCtatccctggaattgtccaaggccaggctggacagggcttgcagcagcctggcctagtggaaggtgtccctgcccatgagaTGATCTTGaatgtcccttccaatccaaaccattctgtgattccgaTTTTTGTCCCACAGAACGAGCGTCCCATTTTCCAGTTCCACAAGTCTTGGCTTGTACTGAATCCTTGTAATAATGGTCCTGCTTTCCGCCCAGAGGTAGTGGCCTAGTGGAAGATATCCCTGAGCATGAGATGATCTTGAATGttcctttccaatccaaaccattctgtgattcagatTTTTGTCCCACAGAACGAGCGTCCCATTTTTCACTTCCACAAGGCTTGGCTTGTGCTTAATCCTTCTAATAATGATCCTGCTTTCCTCCCAGGGGTTGTGGGGCTCTTCAGCATCATCACCAAGGGATGTGACTCCTCCTGTGATCCATCCTACCAGGACTTCAGCGTGGGCAACAGGaacatctcctgctgcagcagcgaCCTCTGCAACACCAATGCTGCGGGCAGTGTGAGGTCCAGCTACGGGCTGGCCGGAGGGATAGCGGCCGGAGTGCTCTGGACCGTCCTCAACAACAAATTCTGAGGAGCAAAGATGCCTCCCATGACCACAGAAATCTCAGAGCACCCCTCTAATAACAGGAATTGTAACCAGGAGCAGTGGGGCGCGTTGGGCACCCAGCACCCTGCGAGCTGATGGCAGCTCTTTGCCATATGATGGCTTCTGCTTTAATCTCATTGCAAAGCTCCAGTGCTACCAGATAAGGAAATGTGTGCTCATGTTATCTGCAAAACACctaaaataaagttatttctCCACCAGCTGTGTCTATCACTCAGTCATCTATTTCTGCCCACAGCGGAGCTGCAGGTGGGTGTTTTATGTCCAGCCAATGTCCAGCCCAGGTCATTGCTGTGCAATGTGACCTGAAGTCCCTTTTATGACCAGGTAACCTCCCtaaaggaggagggaaaggctgcagaTGTATatccctggagctcagggaagaCTGTGATGCTGCTTCCCATGATGTTCCCCTGGAAAAACTGGCAGCCCGAGGTTTGGGAATGTGCACTCTTGGCTGGGTTAAAAACTGGCTGGATTCCAGGCACAGAGTGGTGGGGAGTGGTGTCACATCCAGCTGGTAGCtggtcaccagtggtgtcccccCGGGATCAGTACTGGAGTCAGTCCAACATATttattgatgatctggatgaggaGGTCAAGACCAGCCTCTGGAAGTTCATGGATGACACCAAACTGGGTGGgatgttgatctgctggagggcaggaaggctctgcagagggatctggacaggctgggtCAGTGCTCCAAGGCCAGTGGTTTGAGATTCAACAACACCCACGAGGTGTCTGAGGGCAAGGCAGACTCTTTAACATCTCTCATAAACAGTAATAGCCCCTCTCTGTGGCTATGGACTCAAAATTATTCCATGCCTTCTCcagctgatttattttatgGATATAAACTCAGATGTTCACACCTTGCATTGGGAGatcaaaggcagcaggaaaagctccaTGAAAAGAGGCCTGAGAGAAACTCTCAGGTGTGTTTTCCAAGGTACACCCACATGGAGAGATCTGGTaaaaaaacaaggaggaaaacatAGAGCATGGATCTGGGAGAGCCCTGGGTGGGAAAACAGGATTTAAGGAGCTGTGAAGTCAGGACAGCAGTAGTTGGAGGATTAAAAAGGGAGGGAGATTGGCCAAGAGCCCCAAATTCCTCTTTTCCACCTTAAAACCTACTGGACCTGCCAAGGATGTGGAGATCCACAGGCTGAAAAAACAGGGAATCATTTCCCTGGGGGGGATGAGTCACCTGGAGGATCCATAGCCATTGGGCAAGGGTCACAATCCCAGCTGGGATGAAGTAAAAGATGTCAGGAGATCATGACACTGTCTGCTGTTGTGAAAAGCTCATAAATCCTTGGGATGCAAGGCTAATTGCAAGGAAGCTGCTAATTGtagggagctgggaaggggttTCCCCGGAGTAAATCAAGAATGAGCCACCTTGTTTATAGGAATCCAATCTGGTTATTGGTGAAGGGAGGATTTGGGACAAGGGCAGGGATTTATTCTGGCTTTTCCAAACCTCCTGAGTCACATCCCTGAAAAGGGGCTTGTCCACCTGCAGGTCTTCCAGCCAGGCTGTTTTCTGCATGGGTGACCAACTCCATGAGCTCTCCATTCCAGGGAATCCTCTCCTTGCGCTCCAAGGATGTCCCTGACACCTTAATGCCCTGTGTGCACCTTCTGAAACAATTCCTCATCCAGAGGCCATTCCCAACAAGCAATTTGGTTCCAGTGGTGTTTTCTGGAGACTGGGAATTTAAGTGGGCAAGGCATGGTGGCACCAGAGCCACTGGAGTCCTCAGGGAAATGGGGTGAAACAGCCTCTTCCAGCTTCTGGAGCAGTCAAACCCATTCCTAAAAccatggaatgctttgggttggaagggactttgaAAATTATCTCATTCCACGGCCCTGCcgtgggcagagacaccttccactagaccaggttgctcagatccccatccagcctggccttgaacacttccaaggatgggaattttgggaatttgtCCCCAAAAGTAAGATAGGGGGTATAAATGGGGGCTGTTCAGTTCTAGTTTAACCTTTTGGTCTCATGTCAATGCCATCTACTTCCTCAATCATGTAATTGTGGAGTTTCTTCCCAGGTCCAGGAGATGGCTTTCCCAAGCTCTGGTGGATGAGATCCAATGTCTAAACACTCAGAGGCTCAAGGGATAATTTCTTCTCCCAGTTTCTGCTCTGAAGGAGTCCAGGATTGACCACTGAGTGATTCCCATCTGGATTTACCCAGAGATAAATCCTCTCTGTGGATGTATCTGGAAGTTGCACAGGTAGGATAgcatggagcacctctcctataaggaggggcagagagagttgggattgctcagcctgaAGAAGGGAAGGCTCTGAGGAAGGGTTTCAGTGGCTAAAgtggctccaggagagctggagagggactttggacaagggatggagggacagggcacagggaatggcttcccactgtcAGAGGACAGGGTTAGAcaggatattgggaaggaatttttccctgggagggtggggaggtcctggcacaggttttcccagagaagctgtggctgcttctggatccctgcaagtgtccaaggccaggttggatgtggtttggagcaacctgggatagaggaaggtgtccctgtccatggtgGGGGGGTACCAGCCCAAGGtattccaggattccatgatttGATGGTGAGATAGTTTAGAGAAggtgcagctgggagaggccaAGACTGGGAGAGAAACAGGAGCGAACGGAGCAGGAACCTCCTGTGGAACTGATGGCACCTGGCACAGCACCTGTAATAGCCCCAAACCTCTCTGTCCCTCCAGGTGACCGACAGAGCAGCCTCAAAAACAACCCTCTGACTTCTGGGAAGGGCAAGGAGGTGGCAAACTGGGGCAGATAAATGACTCAGCTGTGGATCAGaacctgggctgggccaggaaGAGAACGGGATGTTTTCCCAAGGTCTGGGACTGCACCTGGCAGAAAGGTGGGTTCCCACTCCTGCTTTAAACCCATCATAAATCTCAACAGGACTCTGGGTCaggtccctctgctctgccctgagccctctgCCACCAGCATGCTCTGTTGGTGCAGAAATCTGGGATAATTTACATTTTGGGTGCTGTTAAAAcatcctgagagctgctgcaggacgCACAAGCACAAtattcatctgaaaaaaaaggcTGGGTGTATTTTGCCCAAGGAAGTTGCTTTTTGAACAGTTTTATCAATTCTTCTGTCCTCTCCACATTTCTGAAAAGGCCTAAACAGAACATGGTCTTTAAAAAACTCAAGTGTTCCAGGaggggttggatggggcttggagcaattG includes:
- the LOC103827254 gene encoding prostate stem cell antigen-like, with the protein product MKAFLVLLLGTLLCVDSGSSLQCYNCTSQLSNSKCQKIETCRANDVCKTDVIRVVGLFSIITKGCDSSCDPSYQDFSVGNRNISCCSSDLCNTNAAGSVRSSYGLAGGIAAGVLWTVLNNKF